The genomic DNA TGTTAATTTACGGTTACAGGCTTTGAATAAATTTTTAGATTTTCAACGAAAAGACCATTTAAAACTAAAATTCGTAAAGGTACAGCAGAAGAATTTTTTAGAAAATGTCATCAGTCACGCCGATTATCTTTTTCTAAAAGAACAACTTAAAAAAGAGGGCTATCAGGACTGGTATTTCCTCGTGTGGTTTCTTGGGGCAACAGGAGCGAGAATCAGCGAACTTATCCAAATCAAAGCCGAGCATATCGCCTTAGGATACTTGGATTTATACACCAAAGGAGGCAAAATTAGGAGGTTATACATTCCTAAAATACTCCGAAATGAGGCTCAAAAATGGCTAAAAGAAAAGGGAATTTTCTCAGGATATATTTTTCTGAATAAATTTGGAAATACCATCACAACGCGGGGCATTGCCCAGCAACTCAAGCATTTTGCATATAAATACGGACTTAATCCCAAGGTGGTTTATCCGCATTCGTTTCGGCATCGTTTTGCTAAAAATTTCTTAGAAAAATGTAATGATATTGCATTTCTTGCCGATCTTATGGGGCACGAGAGCATAGAAACCACGCGTATTTATCTCCGCAGAACTGCCAGCGAACAGCAACAGATTGTAGATGAGATGGTTACTTGGTAACATTTTTTTAATATGAATTGATGATCCCTGAAAAATCATCAATTCATATTTTCATCGAGGAGCTCTTCAATGATTTCTAATTCTGCAAATATTTTTTCAATTTTTTGAACGATTCGTTTTTGTTCTTCGAGAGGTGGGAGGGGGAAATAAATAGAATTGATTATTTCTCCACTAATATTAGGTTGTGCACCTCCATATGCCATTTTTAATATTTCATTGCTTTTGGTCTGCATAAAATAATCGCGATATATTGGGTATAATACATTTTCATTCCTTACCCGAATGTT from Riemerella columbina includes the following:
- a CDS encoding tyrosine-type recombinase/integrase; translated protein: MYKQFRTFLEKQELSKNTISSYLWTVDYFQKNYQKLNKENLQAYKGYLVEHFKPQTVNLRLQALNKFLDFQRKDHLKLKFVKVQQKNFLENVISHADYLFLKEQLKKEGYQDWYFLVWFLGATGARISELIQIKAEHIALGYLDLYTKGGKIRRLYIPKILRNEAQKWLKEKGIFSGYIFLNKFGNTITTRGIAQQLKHFAYKYGLNPKVVYPHSFRHRFAKNFLEKCNDIAFLADLMGHESIETTRIYLRRTASEQQQIVDEMVTW